A genomic window from Xenorhabdus cabanillasii includes:
- a CDS encoding alkene reductase: MSDNSIRTDLFSPTKLGEIELANRIVMAPLTRSRVNREGVPNELNVTYYVQRASAGLIISEATNISAQGRGYAMTPGIWTEEQVAAWKKVTDAVHIAGGTMVMQLWHVGRCSHVDLQPNREPPVAPSAIKADGNIYTENGMQEVSMPRALETDEIPDIIEQYRHAAEYAKRAGFDGVEIHSANNYLLEQFIRDSTNHRTDQYGGSIENRVRLVLEVVEAVTGVWGDGRVGIRLSPVTTEVGNTPLDSDVMATYGYLIQQLNQFKLAYLHFVEGTTRKDRVIPEGIDLDKLRSLFEGAYIGNNDYNLEMAISRRAKGKIDAVAFGRPFISNPDLVDRLRYNIELTSVNNDAYYGNGAKGYTDWPKANS, from the coding sequence ATGTCTGACAATAGCATTCGCACCGATCTTTTTTCACCAACTAAACTAGGAGAAATTGAACTCGCTAACCGTATAGTTATGGCACCGTTAACACGCAGTCGTGTGAATAGGGAAGGTGTCCCGAACGAACTCAACGTAACATACTATGTTCAGCGGGCCAGTGCAGGTCTGATTATTTCAGAAGCAACCAATATTTCAGCACAGGGACGCGGCTATGCGATGACTCCCGGTATCTGGACAGAAGAGCAGGTAGCTGCGTGGAAAAAAGTCACCGACGCTGTTCACATTGCTGGTGGCACAATGGTGATGCAATTGTGGCATGTCGGGCGTTGTTCACATGTCGATTTGCAACCTAACAGAGAGCCGCCGGTAGCACCGTCTGCCATTAAAGCTGATGGTAATATTTACACTGAAAACGGCATGCAGGAAGTTTCCATGCCACGTGCACTGGAAACCGATGAGATCCCCGATATTATCGAGCAATACAGACATGCTGCTGAATATGCCAAACGGGCAGGATTCGACGGTGTAGAAATCCATTCAGCCAACAACTATCTGCTGGAACAATTCATACGTGATTCAACTAACCACCGTACTGATCAATATGGCGGTTCTATTGAAAACCGAGTCCGCCTGGTTCTGGAAGTTGTTGAGGCTGTCACCGGAGTTTGGGGTGATGGTCGGGTTGGTATCCGGCTGTCTCCGGTAACAACTGAAGTAGGAAACACACCGCTTGATAGCGATGTAATGGCAACATATGGCTATCTGATTCAACAACTCAACCAGTTCAAACTGGCTTATCTGCACTTTGTTGAAGGGACGACACGAAAAGACCGAGTGATTCCTGAAGGCATTGATTTAGACAAATTAAGGTCATTGTTTGAAGGCGCTTACATCGGCAATAACGACTACAATCTGGAAATGGCCATTTCCCGTCGGGCAAAAGGAAAAATTGACGCGGTTGCATTTGGACGTCCTTTTATTTCCAACCCTGATTTGGTCGACCGTTTGCGTTATAACATTGAACTGACCAGTGTCAATAATGACGCTTATTACGGTAATGGGGCAAAAGGTTATACCGACTGGCCGAAAGCGAATTCCTAA